Proteins from one Malaya genurostris strain Urasoe2022 chromosome 2, Malgen_1.1, whole genome shotgun sequence genomic window:
- the LOC131429108 gene encoding uncharacterized protein LOC131429108 has protein sequence MVKLVLESTFFVHRGVVYAQTFGVPMGSPLSPVIANLVLERLEQQCITMMEEKQIQMNVYRRYVDDCFCVGKKEHIQDIVESFNSFHSKLQFTFENEEDGKLKFLDMMLFRNNDHIERIWLPKQSDGRYLDFESESPYSHKCNTAIALIDRAIKLSDCKNRPSAIRTVKEILQINHYPKWFVCKILKERVHKHYNSLQEEKEKDLAQSYVAVPYIPGLRKQTNVVYTIPCGTDDGKVYIGQTGRKLETRVAEHKNDTRKKDARTGLSQHTQQEGHIFDFANTRILERIENQESRVTAEMFHIKILGEERTVNLQRECGTFCTTYNGLMAKFRQYWNSKDDRRSEAYDNPAVGSE, from the exons ATGGTTAAGCTTGTGTTGGAGTCTACCTTTTTCGTACACCGAGGCGTAGTGTATGCGCAAACCTTCGGGGTACCAATGGGATCACCATTATCGCCTGTTATTGCCAATTTAGTATTGGAACGTTTGGAGCAGCAATGCATAACCATGATGGaggaaaaacaaatacaaatgaaTGTGTATCGACGATACGTCGATGACTGCTTCTGTGTGGGAAAAAAGGAACACATTCAGGACATCGTAGAGTCGTTTAATAGTTTCCATAGTAAACTTCAGTTTACTTTTGAAAATGAAGAAGATGGAAAACTCAAATTCCTCGATATGATGTTGTTCCGAAACAACGATCACATCGAACGAATATGGTTACCCAAACAATCTGATGGGAGATATCTGGATTTTGAGTCCGAAAGTCCTTATTCGCACAAATGCAACACTGCGATTGCACTAATAGATCGAGCAATCAAACTATCCGACTGTAAGAACCGTCCATCAGCCATAAGAACAGTCAAGGAAATTTTACAAATAAACCATTACCCTAAATGGTTTGTTTGCAAAATACTGAAGGAACGTGTCCACAAACACTACAACAGCCTGCAGgaggaaaaagaaaaagatctaGCGCAGTCGTATGTTGCAGTTCCGTACATCCCTGGACTTA GGAAACAGACGAACGTGGTGTACACAATCCCATGCGGAACAGACGATGGCAAAGTTTACATCGGACAAACGGGAAGAAAACTAGAGACAAGAGTAGCGGAACACAAGAACGATACGAGGAAAAAAGATGCAAGAACTGGGTTATCTCAACACACACAACAAGAAGGACACATCTTCGACTTTGCCAACACCCGAATACTGGAACGAATCGAGAACCAGGAGAGCAGAGTTACAGCAGAAATGTTTCACATAAAAATACTCGGCGAGGAGAGAACAGTCAATCTCCAGAGAGAGTGTGGAACTTTCTGCACTACGTACAATGGTCTGATGGCTAAGTTCCGACAGTATTGGAATAGTAAGGATGATAGGCGGTCAGAAGCATACGATAACCCAGCCGTCGGCAGTGAGTGA